A single Xylanimonas cellulosilytica DSM 15894 DNA region contains:
- a CDS encoding Ig-like domain-containing protein, which translates to MGLLSRLRANHRKAVSTGTVFALAAGLVTAAVLTDGEASADLQLNDAGVWVTNQSSGLVGRFNTSAGTLDGTLLAGSAAFDVDQQARYVLVADDGSSTASAVDVARLEFSSTTKVPAGARLAMGGGVVAVVDDESGSLWVTTLDGLPGLDPAKTDPTAELDGAAEVVVSETGVVHAVVPDRDVLWTVKPGADPETKTLDLMQRGDDVVLTTVGDDAVVLDRTRGRLRLPGGDTVEVVNAQGAQLQQPGPEADTVVYATSSALVEQPLRGGDATLRQASGMPAAPVRVAGCLYGAWSGTGQILRDCEGTDRDVDDALEDLDQTAVLRYRVNRDAVVLNDLAAGTVWIAMDQFERVDDWETTQPDEGEQDGTSPDKTTPEMVDSTVVDREKQTPPTAQDDEFGVRPGRATVLDVLSNDMDRDGDVITATRTGDQPAPITIEEVLDGAALQAVVPEDATGTVQFPYTVSDGRGGTDDAQVSLRVVPWGENADPFQLGEPVLRVQKGGRGAIRVLPYFRDPDGDDIYLATASVSVDGDEARAYPDGLVEFRDGGSATGRKNVTVTVGDGHGGVVEGTLWVDVINSQEPPVAVGDHVAVLAGQPVTVEPLANDSDPNGDSIRLVSVSEAAPAQITPNYDAGTFSFLARDPGSYDVLYQVSDGPSTTTGVVRVDVRAPDAASGAPVVVSDTVMLSAGGTALVDVLANDTDPAGGVLVVQSFEVPDDAGLSVTVLAHQVLRISESRRLAESVVIRYTVSNGTQVATGEVRVLPVPAPDRLQPPNAEPDEVTVRVGDYVTIDALANDTHPDGLELTIADDLEQGVDPEQGEIFVSEGMLRFRAEAQEGTAYAIYKVRDPNGQEDSAQVTIHIRGGDDNQAPTPPDVAARVITGGVVRVRIPLDGIDPDGDSVQLVNIVAPPALGIAEIVDGRFIDFQATRGAIGQDTLTYSVVDARGAKAQGVVRIGIAPPATTNHAPIAEDDVVWARPGRTVSAAPLGNDSDPDGDQYGLVGGGIEAADPLDPKVEGERIVVRTPEEEGAYGFYYTIEDTWGARAMGAVTLEVSLDAPLQAPIARDDIVLDSAITFDQTSVTVPLLDNDEDPDGAASELEVAVDADTATVTTTSDDETVVEVRLTAQRQVITYTVTDQDGLQGKAFLLVPAGKTPELADELREEDEELTEDQAELTGPAPMLKANFSPLEVKSGEPLTVDVADAVVVAEGGAARIADPATAKAVAGSVVVQDERRLVYTSAEDYVGPAAVSVLVTDGLGSSPQDADHTLVIQVPITVLPPDNLPPEPGQPSGQVAAGEESTVDLGRFATDPNDDALTFALGTLPDGLSATLTGSVVTLEAAPDLVKGVGLTVPFTVSDGANPSVDGELAVTVVASIRPLAKANPDSVEGAHQGVPVSVPVLANDMDPFDPKGLELISAVVQTGQGSTELDGDEVIITPAPTFVGTLVASYRIQDATKDPDRLVEGTVTVTVLGVPEAPAAASIEEVRSKTVVLSWTPPQNNGAPITGYTVTSSQGDVFDCATTTCTLDGLTNNVTYTFTVVATNEVGPSDPSPASAPARPDEKPDPPAAPKLAFGDGSLTVTWTNATYTDRSPISEVNLQISPAPPSGALQKKGLTGETTVWEGLENGVAYKVQVQAVNAAPDPSEWGEWSTEMVPAGKPDAPGAPTASRTASGAVNVKWNAPASNGDAISNYYVDVYRDGSLVQENVDLKTATSHDFTGLTTTASYTFAVSAKNKAGEGATSSRSNAAIPYGAPKAPTNVKATDNKGVPTVTWSAADGNGSPVIDYTVTASGGKTMTTTGTSVNFTGLTAGTTYTFTVTARNLGGTSSASAASGGVKAYGLPSAPSVTWTKTTATDGYFTVNAPSSWNGDTGTVSWSLSGSETKSGTGTGRIDITGGHSKSYKVTTSATNGAGTTTGGTATGTTDAPPPPPNPQVRVTNSGRPGTYNNDCVSACQTFLLQANADFPSGKHTFVCYNSSGGDHAFGTAMETTLNANGTVELNCYLGYTGGADVWVSVDGHLNYSVRTTWFR; encoded by the coding sequence GTGGGCCTCTTGTCACGACTTCGCGCCAACCACCGCAAGGCCGTCTCGACCGGAACCGTGTTCGCGCTGGCCGCCGGGCTGGTGACCGCCGCGGTGCTGACCGACGGCGAAGCCAGCGCTGACCTGCAGCTCAACGACGCCGGGGTCTGGGTCACGAACCAGTCCTCAGGGCTGGTCGGCCGGTTCAACACGAGCGCCGGAACCCTGGACGGCACCCTCCTCGCGGGCTCCGCCGCGTTCGACGTCGACCAGCAGGCCCGCTACGTGCTGGTGGCCGACGACGGGTCGTCGACCGCCAGCGCCGTCGACGTCGCGCGGCTCGAGTTCTCCTCCACCACCAAGGTTCCCGCGGGCGCACGGCTCGCGATGGGCGGCGGCGTCGTCGCCGTCGTCGACGACGAGTCCGGCTCGCTGTGGGTCACGACCCTCGACGGGCTGCCCGGGCTGGACCCCGCGAAGACCGACCCGACCGCCGAGCTCGACGGCGCGGCCGAGGTGGTGGTCTCGGAGACCGGGGTGGTGCACGCCGTGGTCCCCGACCGGGACGTGCTGTGGACGGTGAAGCCGGGTGCGGACCCCGAGACGAAGACGCTCGACCTCATGCAACGGGGCGACGACGTCGTGCTCACGACGGTGGGGGACGACGCCGTGGTGCTCGACCGCACCCGGGGCCGGCTGCGCCTGCCCGGCGGTGACACGGTCGAGGTCGTGAACGCGCAGGGCGCGCAGCTCCAGCAGCCCGGGCCCGAGGCCGACACGGTCGTCTACGCGACGTCGTCGGCACTCGTCGAACAGCCGCTGCGCGGCGGGGACGCGACCCTGCGGCAGGCCTCGGGCATGCCGGCGGCGCCCGTGCGGGTGGCGGGCTGCCTCTACGGGGCGTGGTCCGGCACGGGCCAGATCCTGCGCGACTGCGAAGGCACGGACCGGGACGTCGACGACGCGCTCGAGGACCTCGACCAGACGGCCGTCCTGCGGTACCGCGTCAACCGCGACGCCGTCGTGCTGAACGACCTCGCGGCCGGGACCGTGTGGATCGCGATGGACCAGTTCGAGCGGGTCGACGACTGGGAGACCACGCAGCCCGACGAGGGCGAGCAGGACGGCACGAGCCCCGACAAGACCACCCCCGAGATGGTCGACAGCACGGTGGTCGACCGGGAGAAGCAGACCCCGCCCACGGCGCAGGACGACGAGTTCGGCGTCCGCCCGGGCCGCGCCACCGTGCTCGACGTGCTGTCGAACGACATGGACCGTGACGGCGACGTCATCACCGCGACCCGCACCGGCGACCAGCCCGCCCCGATCACCATCGAGGAGGTGCTCGACGGCGCCGCCCTACAGGCCGTGGTGCCCGAGGACGCCACCGGCACCGTCCAGTTCCCCTACACGGTGTCCGACGGGCGTGGCGGCACCGACGACGCGCAGGTCTCGCTGCGCGTGGTGCCCTGGGGGGAGAACGCCGACCCGTTCCAGCTCGGCGAGCCCGTGCTCCGCGTCCAGAAGGGCGGCCGGGGTGCGATCCGCGTGCTGCCCTACTTCCGCGACCCCGACGGCGACGACATCTACCTGGCCACGGCCTCGGTGTCGGTGGACGGCGACGAGGCGCGCGCCTACCCGGACGGCCTCGTCGAGTTCCGTGACGGCGGGTCTGCGACCGGCCGCAAGAACGTCACCGTCACGGTGGGTGACGGCCACGGCGGTGTCGTCGAGGGCACGCTGTGGGTCGACGTCATCAACTCCCAGGAACCGCCGGTCGCGGTCGGGGACCACGTCGCGGTGCTGGCCGGTCAGCCGGTCACGGTCGAGCCGCTGGCGAACGACTCGGACCCGAACGGCGACTCCATCCGCCTCGTGAGCGTGAGCGAGGCCGCGCCCGCGCAGATCACGCCCAACTACGACGCGGGCACGTTCTCGTTCCTGGCACGGGACCCGGGCTCGTACGACGTGCTCTACCAGGTGTCGGACGGCCCGTCGACCACCACGGGCGTGGTCCGCGTGGACGTCCGCGCCCCGGACGCCGCGAGCGGCGCCCCCGTCGTCGTCTCCGACACGGTGATGCTCTCGGCCGGTGGCACCGCCCTGGTCGACGTGCTCGCGAACGACACCGACCCTGCGGGCGGGGTGCTCGTGGTGCAGTCCTTCGAGGTGCCCGACGACGCGGGCCTCAGCGTCACGGTGCTCGCCCACCAGGTGCTGCGCATCTCCGAGTCGCGGCGCCTGGCCGAGTCCGTGGTGATCCGGTACACGGTGTCCAACGGCACCCAGGTCGCCACCGGCGAGGTGCGCGTCCTGCCCGTGCCCGCCCCCGATCGGCTCCAGCCGCCGAACGCCGAGCCCGACGAGGTCACGGTGCGCGTCGGCGACTACGTGACCATCGACGCGCTGGCCAACGACACCCACCCCGACGGGCTGGAGCTCACGATCGCCGACGACCTCGAGCAGGGCGTCGACCCGGAGCAGGGCGAGATCTTCGTCTCGGAGGGCATGCTCCGCTTCCGTGCCGAGGCGCAGGAGGGCACCGCGTACGCCATCTACAAGGTGCGCGACCCGAACGGGCAGGAGGACTCCGCCCAGGTCACGATCCACATCCGCGGCGGTGACGACAACCAGGCGCCCACCCCGCCCGACGTCGCGGCGCGCGTCATCACCGGCGGCGTCGTGCGGGTGCGCATCCCGCTGGACGGCATCGACCCGGACGGCGACTCCGTCCAGCTCGTCAACATCGTCGCCCCGCCCGCGCTGGGCATCGCCGAGATCGTCGACGGCCGGTTCATCGACTTCCAGGCCACGCGCGGCGCGATCGGGCAGGACACGCTCACGTACTCGGTGGTCGACGCACGCGGCGCGAAGGCGCAGGGCGTCGTCCGGATCGGCATCGCCCCGCCCGCCACGACGAACCACGCCCCGATCGCCGAGGACGACGTGGTGTGGGCGCGGCCCGGACGCACCGTCTCCGCGGCGCCGCTGGGCAACGACTCCGACCCCGACGGCGACCAGTACGGCCTGGTGGGCGGCGGGATCGAGGCGGCAGACCCGCTCGACCCGAAGGTCGAGGGCGAGCGGATCGTGGTGCGCACCCCGGAGGAGGAGGGCGCCTACGGCTTCTACTACACGATCGAGGACACCTGGGGTGCCCGTGCCATGGGCGCCGTGACCCTCGAGGTCTCGCTCGACGCACCGCTGCAGGCCCCGATCGCCCGTGACGACATCGTGCTCGACAGCGCGATCACGTTCGACCAGACCTCGGTGACGGTCCCTCTGCTGGACAACGACGAGGACCCCGACGGCGCCGCCAGCGAGCTGGAGGTGGCCGTCGACGCCGACACCGCCACCGTCACGACCACGTCCGACGACGAGACCGTCGTCGAGGTGCGGCTGACCGCCCAGCGGCAGGTCATCACCTACACCGTGACCGACCAGGACGGCCTGCAGGGCAAGGCGTTCCTGCTGGTGCCCGCGGGCAAGACGCCCGAGCTCGCCGACGAGCTCCGGGAGGAGGACGAGGAGCTCACCGAGGACCAAGCGGAGCTGACCGGGCCCGCCCCGATGCTCAAGGCGAACTTCTCGCCCCTCGAGGTCAAGTCCGGCGAGCCGCTCACCGTCGACGTCGCGGACGCCGTCGTCGTCGCCGAGGGTGGTGCGGCACGGATCGCCGACCCCGCCACCGCCAAGGCCGTCGCCGGCTCCGTGGTGGTCCAGGACGAGCGGCGCCTCGTGTACACCTCGGCCGAGGACTACGTCGGACCCGCCGCGGTGAGCGTGCTGGTCACGGACGGGCTGGGGAGCAGCCCGCAGGACGCGGACCACACCCTGGTGATCCAGGTGCCGATCACCGTGCTGCCGCCCGACAACCTGCCCCCCGAGCCGGGCCAGCCGTCGGGCCAGGTGGCGGCGGGCGAGGAGAGCACGGTCGACCTGGGCCGGTTCGCCACCGACCCGAACGATGACGCGCTCACGTTCGCGCTGGGCACGCTGCCCGACGGGCTGTCCGCGACCCTCACCGGCTCCGTCGTGACGCTCGAGGCCGCCCCGGACCTGGTCAAGGGCGTGGGCCTGACCGTCCCGTTCACGGTGTCCGACGGCGCGAACCCGTCCGTCGACGGTGAGCTCGCGGTGACGGTCGTCGCCTCGATCCGCCCGCTCGCCAAGGCCAACCCCGACTCCGTCGAGGGCGCGCACCAGGGCGTGCCCGTCTCCGTTCCGGTGCTGGCCAACGACATGGACCCGTTCGACCCGAAGGGGCTCGAGCTGATCTCGGCGGTGGTCCAGACGGGCCAGGGCAGCACCGAGCTGGACGGCGACGAGGTGATCATCACCCCGGCCCCGACCTTCGTCGGCACCCTCGTCGCGTCCTACCGCATCCAGGACGCCACCAAGGATCCCGACCGCTTGGTCGAGGGGACCGTCACGGTCACCGTGCTGGGCGTCCCGGAGGCGCCCGCGGCGGCGTCGATCGAGGAGGTGCGTTCGAAGACCGTCGTGCTGTCCTGGACGCCGCCGCAGAACAACGGTGCGCCGATCACCGGGTACACGGTGACCTCGAGCCAGGGCGACGTGTTCGACTGCGCGACGACGACCTGCACCCTCGACGGGCTGACGAACAACGTCACCTACACGTTCACCGTGGTGGCGACCAACGAGGTCGGCCCGTCCGACCCGTCGCCCGCCTCGGCACCCGCCCGGCCCGACGAGAAGCCCGACCCGCCGGCCGCCCCGAAGCTCGCCTTCGGCGACGGCTCGCTCACCGTCACCTGGACCAACGCGACGTACACCGACCGCTCCCCGATCAGCGAGGTCAACCTGCAGATCTCGCCGGCCCCGCCGTCGGGCGCGCTCCAGAAGAAGGGACTCACCGGCGAGACGACCGTGTGGGAGGGCCTGGAGAACGGTGTCGCCTACAAGGTGCAGGTGCAGGCCGTGAACGCCGCCCCCGACCCCTCGGAGTGGGGTGAGTGGTCGACGGAGATGGTGCCTGCCGGCAAGCCCGACGCGCCGGGCGCGCCGACCGCGAGCCGGACGGCCAGCGGTGCCGTGAACGTGAAGTGGAACGCGCCGGCGAGCAACGGCGACGCGATCAGCAACTACTACGTGGACGTCTACCGGGACGGCTCCCTGGTGCAAGAGAACGTCGACCTCAAGACGGCGACGTCGCACGACTTCACCGGCCTGACCACCACCGCGTCGTACACGTTCGCGGTGTCGGCGAAGAACAAGGCCGGGGAGGGCGCGACCAGCTCGCGGTCCAACGCCGCGATCCCGTACGGCGCCCCCAAGGCGCCCACCAACGTCAAGGCCACCGACAACAAGGGCGTGCCTACCGTCACCTGGAGCGCCGCGGACGGCAACGGCTCACCGGTCATCGACTACACGGTCACGGCGTCGGGTGGCAAGACCATGACGACGACGGGCACCAGCGTGAACTTCACCGGCCTGACGGCAGGGACGACGTACACGTTCACCGTGACCGCCAGGAACCTGGGCGGTACCTCCAGCGCGAGCGCCGCGTCGGGCGGGGTCAAGGCATACGGCCTCCCGTCGGCACCCAGCGTCACCTGGACCAAGACCACGGCGACCGACGGGTACTTCACCGTCAACGCCCCGAGCAGCTGGAACGGTGACACGGGCACGGTGAGCTGGAGCCTCAGCGGCAGCGAGACGAAGTCGGGTACGGGAACCGGCCGCATCGACATCACCGGCGGCCACAGCAAGTCGTACAAGGTGACGACGTCGGCCACCAACGGCGCCGGCACCACCACGGGCGGCACCGCCACCGGGACGACGGACGCCCCGCCGCCCCCGCCGAACCCGCAGGTGCGGGTCACCAACTCCGGTCGGCCGGGGACGTACAACAACGACTGCGTGAGCGCCTGCCAGACGTTCCTGTTGCAGGCCAACGCGGACTTCCCGTCCGGGAAGCACACGTTCGTCTGCTACAACTCCTCCGGTGGGGACCACGCCTTCGGTACCGCGATGGAGACGACGCTCAACGCGAACGGAACCGTGGAGCTGAACTGCTACCTCGGCTACACGGGCGGCGCTGACGTCTGGGTCAGCGTGGACGGGCACCTGAACTACTCGGTCCGCACGACCTGGTTCAGGTGA
- a CDS encoding LLM class flavin-dependent oxidoreductase, giving the protein MSSRFLWYIPNHTRPGHRGEPVIPEHNSLDHLTEHARALEDSGWEGALLGTSWGRPDTFTVAAALAARTTTFKPLIAVRPGYWRPAHFASSAATLDHLTGGRALVNIVSGQDDLAAYGDVEGDQAHRYARTKEFLQIVRRLWTQEEVTYAGEHFSVAGSRLELKPVTVGERRHPTLYFGGASDAAQRVAAAEADVQLFWGEPLDGVAERIARLRALEQELGREHAPLEFGLRITTVVRDTTDEAWAAAEDKVAALSATGSGRRGNRPTAVGQQRLLDLAARGEVLDDILYTTPGRLGAGGAATTWLVGSAQDVAKALQRYEDLGVTHFVLSDTPYLPEIERQGRELLPLLRG; this is encoded by the coding sequence ATGAGCAGCCGTTTCCTCTGGTACATCCCCAACCACACGCGCCCGGGCCACCGCGGCGAACCGGTGATCCCCGAGCACAACTCGCTCGACCACCTCACCGAGCACGCCCGTGCGCTCGAGGACTCCGGGTGGGAGGGCGCCCTGCTGGGCACGAGCTGGGGCCGCCCCGACACGTTCACGGTCGCTGCCGCGCTGGCCGCACGCACCACCACGTTCAAGCCCTTGATCGCGGTGCGGCCCGGCTACTGGCGCCCGGCGCACTTCGCGTCGTCGGCCGCCACGCTCGACCACCTCACGGGTGGGCGCGCGCTGGTGAACATCGTCTCGGGCCAGGACGACCTCGCGGCCTACGGGGACGTGGAAGGCGACCAGGCGCACCGCTACGCCCGCACGAAGGAGTTCCTCCAGATCGTGCGCCGGCTGTGGACGCAGGAGGAGGTCACCTACGCCGGGGAGCACTTCTCGGTGGCGGGCTCACGGCTCGAGCTCAAGCCCGTGACCGTCGGCGAGCGCCGGCACCCCACGCTGTACTTCGGCGGGGCGTCCGACGCCGCCCAGCGCGTGGCGGCCGCCGAGGCGGACGTGCAGCTCTTCTGGGGCGAGCCGCTGGACGGCGTGGCCGAGCGCATCGCACGGCTGCGGGCGCTCGAACAGGAGCTGGGCCGTGAGCACGCGCCGCTCGAGTTCGGCCTGCGCATCACCACGGTGGTCCGGGACACCACGGACGAGGCGTGGGCGGCGGCCGAGGACAAGGTCGCGGCCCTCTCCGCCACCGGGTCGGGCCGGCGCGGGAACCGGCCCACCGCCGTCGGGCAGCAGCGGCTGCTGGACCTCGCCGCGCGCGGCGAGGTGCTCGACGACATCCTCTACACCACCCCCGGCCGGCTCGGCGCGGGCGGCGCGGCGACCACCTGGCTGGTGGGGTCCGCGCAGGACGTCGCCAAGGCGCTCCAGCGCTACGAGGACCTGGGCGTCACGCACTTCGTGCTGTCCGACACCCCGTACCTGCCGGAGATCGAGCGCCAGGGCCGCGAGCTGCTGCCGCTCCTGCGCGGCTAG
- a CDS encoding potassium channel family protein, with protein sequence MADRTKKEPERDAGVLVIGLGRFGSAIAVTLDRLGQDVLAVEHDETKVAQYSGRLPLVQADATNPEALEQLGARDFGMAVVGIGSSLEASVLVTANLVDLGTPQIWAKAVTAEHGRILQRIGAHHVVYPESDAGARVAHLVSGKMLDYIQVEDDFVIVKMRPPMEMQGFTLAQSDVRRRYGVTVIGVKSSGREFVYATPETRVAASDFIVVSGHEDVLERFSSRP encoded by the coding sequence GTGGCAGACAGGACCAAGAAGGAGCCCGAGCGGGACGCCGGCGTGCTCGTCATCGGGCTGGGCCGCTTCGGCTCGGCGATCGCCGTGACCCTGGACCGCCTGGGGCAGGACGTCCTGGCGGTCGAGCACGACGAGACCAAGGTGGCGCAGTACTCGGGGCGGCTGCCGCTGGTGCAGGCCGACGCCACCAACCCGGAAGCCCTTGAACAGCTCGGCGCCCGCGACTTCGGCATGGCCGTCGTCGGCATCGGCTCCTCGCTCGAGGCGTCGGTGCTGGTGACCGCCAACCTGGTGGACCTCGGTACCCCGCAGATCTGGGCCAAGGCCGTGACGGCCGAGCACGGGCGCATCCTGCAGCGCATCGGCGCGCACCACGTCGTCTACCCCGAGTCCGACGCCGGGGCCCGCGTCGCGCACCTGGTCAGCGGCAAGATGCTCGACTACATCCAGGTCGAGGACGACTTCGTGATCGTCAAGATGCGGCCCCCGATGGAGATGCAGGGGTTCACGCTGGCCCAGTCGGACGTGCGGCGGCGGTACGGCGTCACCGTCATCGGCGTGAAGTCCTCGGGCCGCGAGTTCGTCTACGCGACGCCGGAGACGCGCGTGGCCGCGTCGGACTTCATCGTGGTCTCCGGGCACGAGGACGTGCTGGAGCGGTTCAGCTCGCGGCCGTAG
- a CDS encoding TrkH family potassium uptake protein → MAQVKRNLLGLRELVDRVARRSPARLALAVFLGVCVLVTLLLSAPWATASGHRAPFVDALFTAVSAVCVTGLTVVDTATYWSTWGLVSILVAIKVGGFGVMTLASILGLAVSRRIGLTQRLLTASETRTDRLGEVGSLVRVVIVTTTTLELVVAAMLLPRFLALHESVGTAVWHSVFYGVSAFNNAGFVPTSEGLTPHVGDWLLDLPIILGVFVGALGFPVVLNIMNTRRKGYRGWNRWSLHTKLTIVTSLALVALGWLLMAVLEWNNPATFGPLPTNEKVLASLFAGVMPRSAGFSAVDVGAMHEGTWVVTDALMFVGGGSASTGGGIKVTTLAVMLLAIRAEARGDRDIEAFGRRIPSDTLRVAIAVVFLGATAVLVTTIALMEITGLPLDRVLFEVISAFATCGLSTGITADLPDAGKYLLSALMFVGRTGTMTFAAALALRDRRRIVRFPEERPIIG, encoded by the coding sequence ATGGCGCAGGTGAAACGCAACCTGCTCGGCCTGCGCGAGCTCGTCGACCGCGTCGCCCGCCGCTCACCCGCCCGGCTGGCGCTCGCGGTGTTCCTCGGCGTCTGCGTGCTCGTCACGCTGCTGCTCTCCGCCCCCTGGGCCACCGCATCGGGCCACCGCGCACCGTTCGTCGACGCGCTGTTCACGGCCGTCTCCGCCGTCTGCGTCACCGGCCTGACCGTCGTGGACACCGCCACCTACTGGTCCACGTGGGGCCTCGTGTCGATCCTCGTGGCCATCAAGGTGGGCGGCTTCGGCGTGATGACGCTGGCCTCGATCCTGGGCCTCGCCGTCTCGCGTCGCATCGGCCTCACCCAGCGCCTGCTGACGGCGTCGGAGACGAGGACGGACCGGCTCGGCGAGGTCGGCTCGCTGGTCCGCGTGGTCATCGTGACGACGACGACGCTCGAGCTCGTCGTGGCCGCCATGCTCCTGCCCCGGTTCCTGGCCCTGCACGAGTCGGTGGGCACCGCCGTGTGGCACTCGGTGTTCTACGGCGTCTCGGCCTTCAACAACGCGGGCTTCGTCCCGACGTCGGAGGGCCTGACCCCGCACGTCGGCGACTGGCTGCTCGACCTGCCGATCATCCTCGGCGTGTTCGTCGGCGCGCTCGGCTTCCCCGTGGTGCTCAACATCATGAACACCCGCCGCAAGGGCTACCGGGGGTGGAACCGCTGGTCGCTGCACACCAAGCTGACGATCGTCACCTCGCTCGCCCTGGTCGCGCTCGGGTGGCTGCTCATGGCGGTGCTGGAGTGGAACAACCCGGCGACGTTCGGCCCGCTGCCCACGAACGAGAAGGTGCTGGCCTCGCTGTTCGCCGGCGTCATGCCACGCTCGGCAGGGTTCAGCGCCGTCGACGTCGGAGCCATGCACGAGGGCACCTGGGTGGTCACGGACGCGCTCATGTTCGTGGGCGGCGGGTCGGCGTCGACGGGCGGCGGCATCAAGGTGACCACGCTCGCCGTCATGCTGCTCGCCATCCGCGCGGAGGCCCGCGGCGACCGGGACATCGAGGCGTTCGGCCGCCGCATCCCCAGCGACACGCTGCGCGTCGCGATCGCCGTCGTGTTCCTGGGCGCGACGGCGGTGCTGGTGACCACCATCGCCCTCATGGAGATCACCGGACTGCCGCTCGACCGCGTGCTCTTCGAGGTCATCTCGGCCTTCGCGACCTGCGGCCTGTCCACGGGCATCACCGCCGACCTGCCCGACGCCGGCAAGTACCTGCTGAGCGCGCTGATGTTCGTGGGCCGCACCGGCACCATGACCTTCGCCGCCGCGCTCGCGCTGCGCGACCGGCGCCGCATCGTCCGGTTCCCCGAAGAGCGGCCGATCATTGGTTAG
- a CDS encoding acetoin utilization protein AcuC: protein MPLARLVWSPELLQYDFGRGHPMSPARLDLTMRLADELGLLTSRDLEVVAVPPASDAVLETVHDAAYVAAVRAADAGRPAPERGLGTEDDPVFAGMHDAAARLVAGSVDVADAVWDGRVLHGLNVAGGMHHAHRDAASGFCIYNDAAAAVQRLLDAGAQRVAYVDLDAHHGDGVEAQFWDDPRVLTVSIHQDGSTLFPGTGSPADVGGAGAEGSVVNLALPPRTGSEGWLRALDAVVPALLREFRPQVIVSQHGADAHAKDPLSDLRVGIDALRQAARVLHDLSHELADGRWVALGGGGYAVVDVVPLVWSSLVAEALHAPLDLAQPLPPAWREHVAQASGLTAARYLGIETAEWRRWAAGYDPADDVDRAVLATRKHVFPLWGLDPYQD, encoded by the coding sequence ATGCCGCTCGCCCGACTCGTGTGGAGCCCTGAGCTCCTGCAGTACGACTTCGGGCGCGGGCACCCGATGTCGCCTGCTCGCCTGGACCTGACGATGAGGTTGGCCGACGAGCTGGGTCTGCTCACGTCCCGTGACCTGGAGGTCGTCGCGGTGCCTCCGGCGTCGGACGCGGTGCTGGAGACGGTGCACGACGCCGCCTATGTGGCGGCGGTGCGTGCGGCGGATGCGGGCCGGCCCGCGCCGGAGCGCGGCCTGGGCACGGAGGACGATCCGGTGTTCGCGGGGATGCACGACGCCGCGGCGCGTCTCGTGGCCGGTTCGGTCGACGTGGCGGACGCCGTGTGGGACGGGCGGGTGCTGCACGGTCTCAACGTGGCGGGCGGCATGCACCATGCGCACCGGGACGCAGCGTCGGGGTTCTGCATCTACAACGATGCCGCCGCGGCGGTGCAGCGCCTGCTGGACGCGGGGGCGCAGCGGGTGGCGTACGTCGACCTGGACGCGCACCACGGCGACGGGGTCGAGGCGCAGTTCTGGGACGACCCGCGGGTGCTGACGGTCTCGATCCATCAGGACGGCAGCACGTTGTTCCCCGGGACGGGCAGTCCGGCCGACGTGGGCGGGGCGGGCGCGGAGGGCAGTGTCGTCAACCTGGCGCTGCCGCCGCGCACGGGGTCGGAGGGCTGGCTGCGGGCGTTGGACGCCGTCGTGCCTGCCCTGCTGCGGGAGTTCCGCCCGCAGGTGATCGTCTCCCAGCACGGGGCGGACGCGCACGCGAAGGACCCGCTGAGCGACCTGCGCGTGGGCATCGACGCGCTGCGTCAGGCGGCCCGCGTGCTGCACGACCTCTCGCACGAGCTCGCCGACGGCCGGTGGGTGGCCCTCGGCGGGGGAGGGTATGCCGTCGTCGACGTCGTGCCGCTGGTGTGGTCGTCGCTGGTGGCGGAGGCGCTGCACGCCCCGCTCGACCTCGCCCAGCCGCTGCCGCCTGCCTGGCGTGAGCACGTCGCGCAGGCGTCCGGGCTGACGGCCGCCCGCTACCTCGGGATCGAGACGGCCGAGTGGCGGCGCTGGGCGGCCGGGTACGACCCGGCCGACGACGTCGACCGGGCCGTCCTGGCCACCCGCAAGCACGTGTTCCCGCTGTGGGGCCTGGACCCCTATCAGGACTAG